The Bacteroidales bacterium nucleotide sequence GCTCCTTGCCTTCACTTTCACCATATAATTGTTTCCACCATTCAATAAAATAGAGTAGTTGCGGATGATAGCTAACCAACATCTCTATCTTTTTCCCAAACGAATATATTTTGTTTCTAGCAGCAGCATATCTAATTGCCTGATTTTCTTTATTTACAACATTATATTCTTTTTCGCCCTCAATTGCTCCGTCAATTATTTGTTTAATGTCGATTCCAGCAATTGCAATAGGTAGCAATCCTACGGGTGTTAAAACGCTGTACCGTCCACCAATATCATCGGGAATAATAAATGTTTTAAAACCGTTTTCTGTTGCGAGTTTGCGTAAAGCACCTTTTGATTTATCGGTAATTGCAACTGTCTGTTTATTTGCCTGCTTTATGCCAAATTGCTCGATTTGTGCCTTACGTAACAATCTGAAAGCAACTGCCGGCTCGGTAGTCGTTCCCGACTTGCTGATTATTACAATGCTCCACTTTTTCCCCTTTAAATATTGCAAAAGTTGGGCATAATAATCAGAATCTAAATGGTGTCCTGCATAAATTATTTCGGGAGATTGTTTGTTAAAAGCAGGGGTAAGTGCCTCAATAACAGCACGAGCACCCAAATAAGAGCCTCCAATACCAACTACAACAACTACTTCACTCGATTTGCGTAATTCGACTGCTGTTTTCTGAATATCATCAATTTCTGATTGTTTTATAGATGACGGCAATTTTATCCAACCTAAAAATTCGTTGCCTTTGCCTGAACCATCTTGCAACTGTTTTAGACACTTCTGCGCAATATTAAGTTCGTTTTCTATTTCACTTGCTCCGTTATTAAAAGCTTTACTGATATCAATTTTTATCATCGCTACACACTTTTTAGATTTGTAATCAAAGATATTAAAATTTATAATATCATATCAAAAAGTGTCTAAAACGTGATTTTATACTTTCATTCTAAAAAAATAAAACAAAAGGCTATCTTATACAAGACAGCCTTTTGATATATTTTTAAAATGTTTTTAGCTTGCCA carries:
- a CDS encoding glucose-6-phosphate isomerase, whose translation is MIKIDISKAFNNGASEIENELNIAQKCLKQLQDGSGKGNEFLGWIKLPSSIKQSEIDDIQKTAVELRKSSEVVVVVGIGGSYLGARAVIEALTPAFNKQSPEIIYAGHHLDSDYYAQLLQYLKGKKWSIVIISKSGTTTEPAVAFRLLRKAQIEQFGIKQANKQTVAITDKSKGALRKLATENGFKTFIIPDDIGGRYSVLTPVGLLPIAIAGIDIKQIIDGAIEGEKEYNVVNKENQAIRYAAARNKIYSFGKKIEMLVSYHPQLLYFIEWWKQLYGESEGKEQKGIFVSGATFTTDLHSLGQYIQQGERHLFETVLSIENVNSKIYAGFDPENIDGLNYLADKNIHQINQTALKATILAHTKGGVPNIVVSIEQLNAFSLGKLIYFFEIACGISGYMLGVNPFDQPGVEEYKNNIFRMLEKPGYTN